From the Microbacterium thalassium genome, one window contains:
- a CDS encoding TetR/AcrR family transcriptional regulator, with translation MPEGPPEPKKRGGYAKGDARKQQILDRAIEVFAQRGANRTSLRAIAEAVGVTHGTLVHHFGSLDELLVAVYTASDKALDERIALFEDPTPVEIMIESARANRAVPGLVQLYSTLMAAALEEGHPAATDFAKNWFATVREDLTELVREHQQAGRIRGDLDPRAVASLVIAASDGLQTQWLLDDTAPQDEALSILESLLRAPS, from the coding sequence ATGCCAGAAGGCCCACCGGAACCGAAGAAGCGCGGCGGCTACGCCAAGGGCGACGCGCGGAAGCAGCAGATCCTCGACCGCGCCATCGAGGTCTTCGCGCAGCGCGGCGCGAACCGGACCAGCCTGCGGGCGATCGCCGAAGCCGTCGGCGTCACCCACGGCACCCTGGTCCACCACTTCGGTTCGCTGGACGAGCTCCTCGTCGCGGTCTACACCGCCAGCGACAAGGCGCTCGACGAGCGGATCGCGCTGTTCGAGGATCCGACGCCGGTCGAGATCATGATCGAGTCCGCGCGCGCCAACCGCGCGGTGCCCGGTCTGGTGCAGCTGTACTCGACTCTCATGGCCGCCGCACTCGAAGAGGGCCATCCCGCAGCCACCGACTTCGCCAAGAACTGGTTCGCGACCGTCCGCGAGGATCTCACCGAACTTGTGCGCGAGCACCAGCAGGCCGGGCGTATCCGTGGGGATCTCGACCCCCGCGCCGTCGCATCACTCGTCATCGCGGCATCCGACGGCCTCCAAACTCAATGGCTCCTCGACGACACAGCTCCTCAGGACGAAGCACTGTCGATCCTGGAGAGTCTTCTGCGGGCCCCCAGCTGA
- a CDS encoding restriction endonuclease — protein sequence MTEMPTWEEFMIPTLRVLSDGQVRTRRDLCPRVARDVQLTDEQTKEVLASGQYLYENRIGWGLSFLTNVGALARPTRGNYTITDAGRQVLERFPGGVREHELRALGEDPNSPIRAYEATAPRAAPPSSPLSPESSSMTPTEQVQGGVARIHEEVASELLLRLQGKDPGFFEEAVVQLLLAMGYGGTTGSGSVTQLSNDGGIDGVIDQDVLGLSRVYIQAKRYGNDNVVQRPDVQGFVGALSGKADSGVFITTSRFSEGARTYADSVPTRIILIDGKRLADLMIRYGVGVQVRETYSIVEIDEDFFA from the coding sequence ATGACCGAGATGCCTACGTGGGAGGAGTTCATGATTCCCACGCTCCGCGTCCTGAGCGACGGGCAGGTGCGGACTCGACGCGACCTGTGTCCTCGAGTGGCCCGCGACGTGCAGTTGACCGACGAGCAGACGAAGGAGGTGCTGGCATCCGGCCAGTATCTCTACGAGAACCGCATCGGCTGGGGGTTGTCATTCCTCACGAATGTCGGCGCGCTGGCGCGCCCCACGCGCGGCAACTACACGATCACCGATGCGGGTCGACAGGTCCTAGAGCGGTTCCCTGGTGGCGTTCGTGAACATGAGTTGAGGGCGCTCGGCGAAGATCCCAACTCACCTATCCGCGCGTACGAGGCAACAGCGCCCCGTGCGGCCCCTCCCTCGAGTCCGCTGTCGCCCGAGTCGTCGTCGATGACGCCCACGGAGCAAGTCCAGGGTGGGGTTGCCCGGATCCATGAGGAGGTAGCGAGCGAGCTCCTGCTGCGACTTCAGGGCAAGGACCCGGGGTTCTTCGAGGAAGCCGTCGTTCAGCTTCTTCTCGCGATGGGCTACGGCGGAACAACCGGCAGCGGCTCAGTCACCCAGCTCAGCAATGACGGCGGAATCGACGGAGTGATCGATCAGGACGTCCTCGGTCTCAGTCGTGTCTACATTCAGGCCAAGCGATACGGAAACGACAACGTCGTGCAACGACCGGACGTGCAGGGCTTCGTCGGCGCGCTCAGCGGCAAGGCCGACAGCGGCGTCTTCATCACGACCAGCAGGTTCTCTGAAGGAGCACGCACCTACGCGGACAGTGTGCCGACGCGAATCATCCTGATCGACGGCAAGCGACTCGCCGACCTCATGATCCGCTACGGCGTCGGCGTACAGGTGCGCGAGACGTACAGCATCGTCGAGATCGACGAAGACTTCTTCGCCTAG
- a CDS encoding PD-(D/E)XK nuclease family protein gives MALDLSFLTVPLGAAPAPARPVNVYDILREGWRETRVDMTLLFFLDPNERHGLASLVIDSLLSLLDGAELIGARGRTGVQFDSGSYLGSDEWELGSQVDYIDVLAINRTSGLALVLENKINHVLNNPLDAYARRALDEEGIDSVLVVTLAPQHRVAPDSQARWHSRSITYAELGAQIRSSSDLVDHLLSPVDLNQRRSLDLLQQFMEARTGGWSMSDNAVEAARIDEWRTLLEEHGEAVSRFLTARSNVERTLRARIRRLEPLIDAHLKDAGLVVGWESHSGSKGVAWNAYHFPDVDWSYELKLSVRPELPSVFIYAYRGRTYQDESIDPLDLGWAASDAEIATEFVTRVARLIAERRAATTPED, from the coding sequence GTGGCGCTCGACCTCTCGTTCCTCACCGTTCCGCTGGGAGCGGCGCCGGCTCCAGCCCGGCCAGTGAATGTCTACGACATTCTCCGGGAAGGCTGGCGCGAGACGCGGGTCGACATGACCCTCCTCTTCTTCCTCGACCCGAACGAGCGACACGGCTTGGCATCGCTGGTCATTGACTCGCTACTTTCCCTGCTGGATGGCGCCGAACTCATCGGCGCCCGCGGGAGAACGGGCGTCCAGTTCGACTCAGGAAGCTATCTCGGATCCGACGAGTGGGAACTCGGGAGTCAGGTCGACTACATCGACGTCCTCGCCATCAACAGGACGAGTGGCCTTGCGCTGGTGCTGGAGAACAAGATCAACCACGTTCTCAACAACCCCCTCGACGCCTACGCCCGGCGAGCACTCGACGAAGAGGGGATTGACTCAGTTCTCGTCGTGACCCTCGCCCCTCAGCACCGGGTCGCTCCAGATTCGCAAGCTCGATGGCACTCTCGGTCCATCACATACGCGGAACTAGGAGCACAGATCCGCTCCTCGTCAGATCTCGTCGACCATCTGCTGAGTCCCGTCGACCTGAATCAACGACGAAGCCTCGATCTACTGCAGCAATTCATGGAGGCTCGCACAGGAGGGTGGAGCATGAGCGACAACGCGGTAGAGGCGGCGCGCATTGACGAATGGCGGACGTTGCTCGAAGAGCACGGGGAGGCGGTGAGTCGGTTCCTGACCGCGCGGAGCAACGTCGAACGCACGCTTCGCGCCCGCATCAGACGACTCGAGCCGCTGATCGACGCGCACCTCAAGGACGCCGGACTCGTGGTGGGCTGGGAGTCTCACAGCGGATCGAAGGGCGTCGCCTGGAACGCGTACCACTTTCCGGACGTCGACTGGAGCTACGAGCTCAAGCTGTCAGTCAGGCCCGAACTCCCCAGCGTCTTCATCTACGCCTACCGCGGACGGACCTATCAAGACGAGTCGATAGATCCGCTGGACCTGGGTTGGGCCGCGAGCGACGCTGAGATCGCGACAGAGTTCGTGACGCGAGTCGCTCGCCTAATCGCAGAGCGTCGAGCGGCGACGACACCCGAGGATTGA